In Vicinamibacteria bacterium, a single genomic region encodes these proteins:
- a CDS encoding radical SAM protein, with protein MDAPPIEEVSLGEFLEEAGAYARRIPLEGTIETTFRCNLNCVHCYVNEPASARGVREQELGLPRLKELIDEIVDEGCLDLLLTGGEVLLRPDFPELYLHAVSRGLRVSIYTNGTLVTDRIADLFAAHPPAVVEITLYGMTRETYERVTRVEGSFDRCLAGIRRLHERGLPLKLKTMVLTWNEHEVAAMREFARSLGVAFRHDSLLNPRVDCGAHRDPGLQVSPERAVAVDLEDPARRTAYQESYRRLADAERDPHQEENVYACGAGQIGFTVDPYGHLQLCQLSRRRSFDLREDRFARGWHEFFPALRARKWQSNAVCRRCDLRPVCGSCPGAAEMETGDIEGLVPQFCEITHLRTYALLGEASGHRRDASCCLGGVSGASRTVATTAGGCGSCSAQPAQAPLIQIQRRPEGSRAKGASLPR; from the coding sequence GTGGACGCGCCGCCCATCGAAGAGGTATCGCTCGGGGAATTCCTGGAGGAGGCGGGGGCCTACGCGCGGCGGATCCCCCTCGAAGGAACGATCGAGACCACCTTCCGCTGCAACCTCAACTGCGTCCACTGCTACGTCAACGAGCCGGCCAGCGCGCGCGGGGTCCGGGAGCAGGAACTCGGCCTCCCCCGCTTGAAGGAGCTGATCGACGAGATCGTGGACGAGGGCTGCCTCGACCTCCTGCTCACGGGAGGGGAGGTGCTCCTGCGTCCCGACTTCCCCGAGCTCTACCTCCACGCCGTGAGCCGGGGTCTACGGGTCAGCATCTACACCAACGGAACCCTGGTCACGGACAGGATCGCGGACCTCTTCGCCGCTCACCCCCCTGCGGTCGTGGAGATCACCCTCTACGGGATGACCCGGGAGACCTACGAGCGTGTGACCCGGGTCGAGGGCTCGTTCGACCGCTGCCTGGCGGGGATCCGTCGGCTGCACGAACGCGGCCTGCCCCTGAAGCTCAAGACCATGGTCCTGACCTGGAACGAGCACGAGGTTGCGGCGATGCGGGAGTTCGCCCGCTCCCTGGGCGTCGCCTTCCGGCACGACAGCCTGCTCAACCCGCGCGTGGACTGCGGCGCCCATAGGGACCCGGGCCTCCAGGTTTCACCCGAGCGCGCGGTGGCGGTGGATCTCGAGGACCCCGCCCGGCGGACTGCCTATCAAGAGTCCTACCGCCGGCTCGCCGATGCGGAACGCGACCCCCATCAGGAGGAGAACGTCTACGCGTGCGGGGCGGGGCAGATCGGCTTCACGGTGGATCCCTACGGCCACCTCCAACTTTGCCAGCTTTCCCGCCGCCGCTCGTTCGACCTGCGGGAGGATCGCTTCGCCCGCGGCTGGCACGAGTTCTTCCCCGCGCTCCGGGCGCGGAAGTGGCAGTCGAACGCTGTCTGCCGGCGTTGCGATCTGAGGCCCGTGTGCGGGAGCTGCCCGGGGGCGGCGGAAATGGAGACGGGCGACATCGAGGGCCTCGTCCCCCAGTTCTGCGAGATCACGCACCTCAGAACCTATGCCCTCCTGGGCGAGGCCTCGGGCCACCGGCGGGACGCCAGTTGTTGCCTGGGCGGGGTGTCGGGAGCGAGCCGGACGGTGGCGACAACTGCGGGCGGCTGCGGGTCCTGCTCGGCCCAGCCCGCGCAGGCCCCGCTCATCCAGATCCAGCGTCGGCCGGAGGGCTCGAGAGCGAAAGGGGCTTCTCTCCCGCGCTGA
- a CDS encoding polysaccharide biosynthesis/export family protein: MKGITLLAVVGLALAAPARGQAPASAPPPTAPSPVAAPDYRVGPGDVLEVTVFGNDDLSRTSTVQTSGVIALPLLGEVEVAGLTLPEVQRKLTTLLARDYLVNPQVEVKVKEYQSQFVSVVGEVNSPGRKSLRGRTRLIDVLVEAGGFTPRASGDVQIARREGSFEGGARILRMRLSGSAPSPQDQVNLEVPLRNGDLITALPKYYVTVEGEIVRPGRYPIEGELTITGAISTAGGLTRFGSSNLKVRRVDPETGQTRILDVDLKAVRKGKEPDLALLSNDVVSVPRRLF, from the coding sequence ATGAAAGGCATCACCCTCCTAGCCGTAGTCGGTCTGGCCCTGGCCGCTCCCGCCCGAGGCCAGGCCCCGGCCTCTGCACCCCCCCCGACCGCCCCCTCACCGGTGGCCGCTCCCGATTACCGGGTGGGACCGGGGGACGTGCTGGAGGTGACCGTCTTCGGCAACGACGACCTCTCCCGCACCTCCACCGTCCAGACGAGCGGTGTCATCGCCCTCCCCTTGCTGGGCGAGGTCGAGGTGGCAGGGCTGACGCTGCCCGAAGTGCAGAGGAAGCTCACCACCCTCCTCGCCCGCGACTACCTCGTGAACCCGCAGGTGGAGGTGAAGGTCAAGGAATACCAAAGCCAGTTCGTCTCCGTGGTGGGCGAGGTCAACAGCCCCGGGCGGAAGTCCCTGCGCGGGCGGACACGGCTCATCGACGTACTCGTGGAAGCGGGGGGCTTCACCCCCCGCGCCTCGGGGGACGTCCAGATCGCCCGGCGGGAAGGGTCATTCGAGGGAGGTGCGCGGATCCTGCGCATGCGGCTCTCCGGCTCCGCACCCTCGCCCCAGGACCAGGTCAACCTGGAGGTCCCGCTGAGAAACGGCGACCTCATTACCGCCTTGCCGAAGTATTATGTAACCGTGGAGGGCGAGATCGTGCGGCCGGGTCGCTACCCGATCGAGGGCGAGCTCACGATCACGGGGGCCATCTCCACCGCGGGGGGGCTGACCCGCTTCGGCAGCAGTAACCTTAAGGTCAGACGGGTGGACCCGGAGACGGGCCAGACCCGGATCCTGGACGTGGATCTGAAGGCGGTCCGGAAGGGCAAGGAACCGGACCTGGCCCTTCTCTCGAACGACGTGGTCTCCGTGCCTCGCCGGCTCTTCTAG
- a CDS encoding S24/S26 family peptidase produces MEPDMQTLEVGPALSDLIVRDCLERFPSVRLRVSGECMRPGLVAGDAVRLASPARRPPRLGDVVLVRLPAGLRLHRLVWGPPLAPRGTRWRTKGDRSWLWDPLLDPHHVLATVIDEGQGGGVWRALLSLLGGLWSRLRLVAAVPRRP; encoded by the coding sequence TTGGAACCCGACATGCAAACGCTCGAGGTCGGACCGGCCCTTAGCGATCTCATCGTCCGTGACTGCCTCGAGCGCTTCCCCTCGGTCCGGCTGCGGGTGAGCGGAGAGTGCATGAGGCCGGGCCTCGTCGCGGGGGATGCGGTTCGCCTCGCCTCGCCCGCCCGGAGGCCGCCCCGCCTGGGCGACGTCGTGCTCGTGCGCCTTCCCGCGGGACTCCGGCTGCACCGCTTGGTGTGGGGGCCGCCCCTGGCGCCCCGGGGAACGCGCTGGCGGACGAAGGGCGATCGATCCTGGCTCTGGGATCCGCTGCTGGACCCGCACCACGTCCTGGCCACCGTGATCGACGAGGGGCAGGGGGGAGGTGTCTGGCGGGCGCTCCTCTCCCTTCTCGGGGGGCTCTGGTCGCGGCTTCGGCTGGTCGCGGCCGTACCCCGCCGGCCGTGA
- a CDS encoding polysaccharide biosynthesis tyrosine autokinase — protein MSTIPHDPGLGLPTERQLDIRYYADVLWRSRVFIGAAAVVGLGLALLVAFLQTPEYRAGAMIQIEPPTPTFMTVTDALVGAGNFWQNSDFYNTQFRVLRSKGLGEKVVDQLKLRDRPPFKDSPEAGSLFMSHVGVEPVPESRLVVVSVIHTVPKEAALWANTLADVYIEQTLASRVESARKAYEWLQERLADTQRGMRDAQDKLFKSYQSQDLFVPEGSVSAVTSSITKLNDDYIQAQARRITIEAALKQVTDMRQGGQSLDTVPQVAADPVVLNFNSQIAGLTVDLSRLSEKYKEGHPEVQKVQAQIAQIRKAKDARTAQIVGGLQAEYGQLQKRETELRSAIDNQKAQAATQSRKASELEALKKEADSAKSLYEVLLQKLHETDIAASIRTNNVSVVERASVPVYPVRPEKRKIGAMGLLLGLVLGLGLVLARDFLANTLRDPEETERYLHLELLAAVPRYDADNVHLVTEAYQNLRTALIFGRKDEGGQVVLITGTAPQEGKTTTLVNIAKLLAGSGERTVVLDCDLRRAQIHDRLDLPREPGLTDFFVKHDDVDSLIQATRMPNLFALTAGPLPPNPPAILARKNVADLLAHLRRHFEWVLLDSPPLASVTDALLLARHADMVVMVVQHNKVDKKLVKRSLATLRKATDNLLGFVLNAVDIQTQGYHYYYYDHEGSGAGGQKRGPRPAVAAKS, from the coding sequence TTGTCGACGATTCCCCACGATCCCGGCCTGGGCCTCCCCACCGAGCGGCAGCTGGACATCCGCTACTACGCGGACGTTCTCTGGCGGAGCCGCGTCTTCATCGGCGCGGCCGCGGTCGTGGGCCTCGGCCTCGCCCTCCTGGTGGCCTTCCTGCAGACCCCCGAGTACCGGGCGGGGGCCATGATCCAGATCGAGCCCCCCACCCCTACCTTCATGACCGTGACCGATGCCCTGGTGGGCGCGGGCAACTTCTGGCAGAACTCCGACTTCTACAACACGCAGTTCCGCGTGCTCCGCTCCAAGGGGCTGGGGGAGAAGGTCGTCGACCAGCTCAAGCTCAGGGATCGTCCGCCCTTCAAGGACAGCCCCGAGGCGGGCAGCCTCTTCATGTCCCACGTGGGGGTGGAGCCCGTTCCGGAGAGCCGTCTGGTCGTGGTCTCGGTCATCCACACGGTCCCCAAGGAAGCGGCGCTCTGGGCCAACACGCTGGCCGACGTCTATATCGAGCAGACGCTTGCCAGCCGCGTCGAGTCGGCGCGGAAGGCCTACGAATGGCTCCAAGAGCGGTTGGCCGACACCCAGCGCGGGATGCGGGACGCCCAGGACAAGCTCTTCAAGAGCTACCAGAGCCAGGACCTCTTCGTACCCGAGGGGAGCGTCTCCGCCGTGACCAGCTCCATCACCAAGCTGAACGACGACTACATCCAGGCCCAGGCGCGGCGGATCACGATCGAGGCCGCTCTCAAGCAAGTGACGGACATGCGGCAGGGGGGCCAGAGCCTGGACACCGTTCCCCAGGTGGCCGCGGACCCGGTGGTTCTGAACTTCAACAGCCAGATCGCGGGCCTGACCGTCGACCTCTCGCGGCTGAGCGAGAAGTACAAGGAAGGCCACCCGGAGGTGCAGAAGGTCCAGGCCCAGATCGCCCAGATTCGAAAAGCCAAGGACGCCCGGACAGCACAGATTGTGGGCGGCCTGCAGGCCGAGTACGGCCAGCTTCAGAAGCGGGAAACGGAACTCCGGTCAGCGATCGACAACCAGAAGGCTCAAGCCGCGACCCAGAGCCGAAAGGCCTCGGAGCTCGAGGCTTTGAAGAAGGAGGCGGACTCCGCGAAGAGCCTCTACGAAGTCCTGCTCCAGAAGCTGCACGAGACCGATATCGCGGCCTCCATCCGCACCAACAACGTGAGCGTGGTGGAGCGGGCCTCCGTCCCCGTCTACCCCGTGCGGCCCGAGAAACGGAAGATCGGGGCCATGGGCCTCCTGCTCGGACTCGTCCTCGGGCTGGGCCTGGTGCTGGCCCGGGACTTCCTGGCCAACACGCTGCGGGACCCGGAAGAGACCGAGCGCTACCTCCACCTCGAGCTCCTGGCCGCGGTGCCCCGCTACGATGCGGACAACGTCCACCTCGTGACCGAAGCCTACCAGAACCTGAGGACGGCCCTCATCTTCGGGCGCAAGGACGAGGGGGGGCAGGTGGTGCTTATCACCGGCACCGCACCCCAGGAGGGCAAGACCACCACCCTCGTGAACATCGCCAAGCTGCTGGCGGGGTCGGGGGAGAGGACGGTGGTACTCGACTGCGACCTCCGCCGCGCCCAGATCCACGACCGGCTGGACCTCCCGCGCGAGCCCGGGCTCACCGATTTCTTCGTGAAGCACGACGACGTGGATTCGCTCATCCAGGCCACCCGCATGCCCAACCTCTTCGCCCTCACCGCCGGCCCCCTGCCCCCGAACCCGCCCGCGATCCTTGCCCGCAAGAATGTGGCCGATCTCCTCGCCCACCTGCGCCGCCACTTCGAGTGGGTCCTCCTCGACTCGCCCCCGCTTGCCTCCGTGACGGACGCCCTTCTTCTCGCCCGCCACGCCGACATGGTGGTGATGGTGGTGCAGCACAACAAAGTCGACAAGAAGCTGGTCAAGCGGAGCCTGGCCACCCTGCGCAAGGCCACCGACAACCTGCTCGGGTTCGTGCTGAACGCGGTGGACATCCAGACCCAGGGGTACCACTACTACTACTACGATCACGAGGGCTCAGGGGCGGGCGGCCAGAAACGGGGGCCGCGCCCGGCGGTGGCGGCTAAGAGCTGA
- a CDS encoding transcriptional repressor, with the protein MKGKAGREEKEVFATYLAKNRLKRSGQREVILDAFLRSERHLSVDDLLQIVQKRRPDIGRTTVYRTLKLLQAAGLASELSLQGDTRFEVDYKRAHHDHFICKSCGEIFEFANPEIERIQDEIAADFGFVIEGHRHQIFGLCRRCASRAPREARGSEAAPLPSRRA; encoded by the coding sequence GTGAAGGGGAAGGCCGGGCGCGAGGAGAAGGAAGTCTTCGCCACCTACCTGGCGAAGAACCGGCTCAAGCGGAGCGGGCAGCGCGAGGTGATCCTGGACGCCTTCCTCCGCTCGGAGCGGCACCTCTCCGTGGACGACCTGCTCCAGATCGTCCAGAAGCGTCGGCCCGACATCGGCCGCACCACCGTCTACCGCACGCTCAAGCTCCTGCAGGCGGCGGGCCTGGCCAGTGAGCTGTCCCTGCAGGGCGACACCCGCTTCGAGGTGGACTACAAGCGGGCCCACCACGACCATTTCATCTGCAAGTCCTGCGGCGAGATCTTTGAATTCGCGAATCCGGAGATCGAGCGCATCCAGGACGAGATCGCGGCGGACTTCGGGTTCGTGATCGAGGGGCACCGTCACCAGATCTTCGGCCTGTGCCGACGCTGCGCCTCCCGCGCGCCGCGGGAGGCGCGGGGAAGCGAAGCCGCGCCCTTACCCTCGCGAAGGGCCTAG
- a CDS encoding PqqD family protein, whose amino-acid sequence MTSAESLSLADVFARSERMVGRRIAEEYVLVPIVGRGADLDAIFNLNRVGAFIWERLDGRSSGEEIVRALVEDFDVDSLRAVADYRAFMVQLLSIEAVHPCRP is encoded by the coding sequence GTGACGTCCGCGGAGAGCCTATCCCTGGCCGACGTCTTCGCCCGCTCCGAGCGGATGGTCGGTCGCCGCATCGCCGAGGAGTACGTGCTCGTGCCCATCGTGGGCCGGGGGGCCGACCTCGACGCCATCTTCAACCTGAACCGCGTGGGGGCCTTCATCTGGGAGCGGCTGGACGGGCGTTCGAGCGGGGAGGAGATCGTGCGGGCCCTGGTGGAGGATTTTGACGTGGACTCCTTGCGCGCGGTGGCCGACTACCGTGCCTTCATGGTCCAACTCTTGTCGATCGAGGCGGTTCATCCGTGCCGGCCGTGA
- a CDS encoding C25 family cysteine peptidase, translating into MKADKMRLTQALFRLIPGLLTLSLAGASPSAVFAQTCGFPSPVATQSNVLNTYYPGVGTWAAGSTHIHVNTNAVLGLAQNIAVGDMLLLIQMQDADINTTNTAAYGAFAGTGLNSSGLFEYVVAQNAVAVGSGANVNLNITSANAGVGPFGTLNAYRSAAATATAGQRTFQVVKVARFANVTISGVTATAWNGAAGGVVAIDASGTLTLSLNSVTVTGQGFRGAPGEPLGGDTGNTTDYVTSITFNLNGGKGEGIAGTPDILGAGTGNDAYPNGDRARGAPANAGGGGTDGDPGGNDDNTGGGAGGNGGAGGQGGWGWLDNPTPCPPITDGSKTGGLGGQAPGASATRLFLGGGGGAGSRNNAGPSGGGNGGGIVLIRANAVAGTGTITANGVRPPSTANDGGGGGGAGGSIVVAVASGGLGGLTATANGGGGGYANLSSPPAPDPPPTPGGSHHGPGGGGGGGVILLSANAASTSVAGGVSGLTNQCDSSHTTPTLTYGATNGAVGILQTTLTLNTIPGVQICPALTRTSVIGLRVEGGSLEFATGVQRGTSGFNVYALEGDGTRVPLNRSLLAAPAPDTSRPTLYRVETGPVRVDEVEIEEIEVGGRHRVMGPFAASDAGLRASLEEIEVRHGDEEVHQTDGARMLTGRRDPALRRAAPRPERRPVWGSLGVKVEVSHAGMVTVPLAQLAALGLPVEHPERLLVTNLGRLVPFRAAAGGIQFRAEELSTDFTGENAYLVTAGTPPPPVVELSRSGFPRVPGMVRVEQDFFFAPFVAQGMDPWVWDFLSTAFPTGPDSFDLPGLVAPGGAVRVQIGLLGATDHHHIVEAQINGVRVGQVAFQGKVPALLVGSVPGSALRAAGNELTFTYQATGATADAPGLAFLDVVDLGVVLEAPTGPAPVDEVVAYDPRLPSLRGADYLIVTHGAFLEPAERIAELKRREGLHAVVVDVERAYDRFSGGVFEAKAVQALIREAWQQSRVKYVLLVGGDTFDPRNHLGEGLVSYVPSLNGWDGVYGRVPSENAYADVDGDGSPDLAIGRLPVQTVAEAEVMVDKIARQGDVVKQLRGRHLIAVEKAGPGDISFRGEGEAVAGQLPGQVTWADTASGLAEAQGVLLGSLAAGVQTTHYFGHGGFDRWSNGGLLRVGDAASLSGSGRETVLFTWTCEVQYYQNDGGPTVNEALLFVPQGGTLASVGPVGISDPLLQQQLSRRLYAHFLAGETLGKAMQRAKTEALKANPAMAPVVEGFGLLGDPALRLEDEP; encoded by the coding sequence ATGAAAGCGGACAAAATGCGACTCACCCAAGCTCTTTTTCGTCTGATTCCTGGTCTTCTTACCTTGTCGTTGGCGGGGGCGTCCCCTTCGGCTGTCTTTGCCCAGACCTGCGGCTTTCCGAGCCCGGTCGCCACCCAGTCAAACGTGCTCAACACGTACTATCCGGGGGTTGGGACCTGGGCCGCGGGCTCGACGCACATCCACGTCAATACCAACGCCGTCCTTGGCCTGGCGCAGAACATCGCCGTGGGCGACATGCTCCTCCTCATCCAGATGCAGGATGCGGACATCAACACTACGAACACCGCCGCCTACGGCGCGTTCGCCGGGACCGGACTCAACAGCAGCGGCCTCTTCGAGTACGTGGTCGCGCAGAACGCGGTGGCCGTCGGCTCGGGGGCCAACGTCAACCTCAACATCACGAGCGCCAACGCGGGTGTGGGGCCCTTCGGCACCCTGAACGCCTATCGGTCGGCGGCCGCCACTGCCACCGCCGGCCAGCGGACATTCCAGGTCGTGAAAGTCGCCCGCTTCGCGAACGTCACGATCTCCGGCGTGACCGCCACGGCCTGGAACGGCGCGGCGGGCGGTGTGGTGGCCATCGACGCGAGCGGCACCCTCACGCTCTCCCTCAACAGCGTGACCGTGACCGGCCAGGGGTTCCGGGGCGCGCCCGGGGAGCCGCTGGGGGGGGACACCGGGAACACCACCGACTACGTGACCAGCATCACCTTCAACCTCAACGGGGGCAAGGGCGAAGGAATTGCGGGCACGCCCGACATCCTGGGGGCCGGCACCGGGAACGATGCCTACCCTAACGGCGACCGGGCGCGGGGGGCTCCCGCCAACGCGGGGGGCGGCGGCACCGACGGCGACCCGGGTGGCAACGACGACAACACGGGCGGCGGGGCGGGCGGCAACGGGGGTGCGGGCGGTCAGGGGGGTTGGGGCTGGCTCGATAACCCCACGCCCTGCCCGCCCATCACGGATGGCTCGAAGACGGGGGGCCTCGGTGGCCAAGCCCCGGGGGCGTCCGCCACTCGTCTCTTCCTCGGCGGCGGGGGCGGGGCGGGGAGCCGCAACAACGCCGGGCCGAGCGGGGGCGGCAACGGGGGCGGGATCGTCCTCATCCGTGCGAACGCGGTGGCGGGCACGGGGACCATCACCGCCAACGGCGTGCGGCCTCCGTCGACCGCCAACGATGGCGGCGGGGGCGGCGGCGCCGGCGGAAGCATCGTCGTGGCGGTGGCGTCGGGAGGCCTCGGCGGGCTCACTGCGACCGCCAACGGCGGCGGGGGCGGCTACGCCAACCTTTCCTCGCCTCCGGCCCCGGATCCTCCCCCCACACCCGGGGGCAGCCACCACGGTCCGGGGGGCGGGGGTGGGGGCGGCGTCATTCTTCTCTCTGCCAATGCGGCCTCCACCAGCGTGGCGGGCGGCGTCTCCGGCCTCACGAACCAGTGCGACAGCAGCCACACCACGCCCACCCTGACGTATGGGGCTACGAACGGGGCGGTCGGCATCCTCCAGACCACCCTCACCCTGAACACGATCCCCGGAGTGCAGATCTGCCCGGCCTTGACCCGCACGAGCGTGATCGGCCTGCGCGTGGAGGGGGGAAGCCTGGAATTCGCGACCGGGGTCCAGCGGGGGACCTCGGGCTTCAACGTCTACGCCCTGGAGGGGGACGGCACTCGGGTCCCCCTGAACCGGAGCCTGCTCGCGGCCCCCGCGCCGGACACCTCGCGGCCCACCCTCTACCGGGTGGAGACAGGGCCGGTGAGGGTGGACGAGGTCGAGATCGAGGAGATCGAGGTGGGCGGCCGCCACCGCGTGATGGGGCCGTTTGCCGCCTCCGATGCCGGCCTACGGGCGTCGCTCGAAGAGATCGAAGTCCGGCACGGGGACGAGGAGGTGCACCAGACGGACGGGGCCCGCATGCTGACCGGCCGGAGGGATCCCGCCCTGCGGCGGGCGGCCCCCCGGCCCGAGCGGCGGCCGGTCTGGGGCTCTCTGGGCGTGAAGGTGGAGGTGAGCCATGCGGGGATGGTGACGGTCCCGCTCGCGCAGCTCGCCGCCCTCGGACTGCCGGTGGAGCATCCGGAGCGCCTCCTGGTCACGAATCTGGGCCGGCTCGTCCCCTTCCGCGCGGCGGCGGGAGGGATCCAGTTCCGGGCCGAGGAGCTGTCCACGGATTTCACGGGCGAGAACGCCTATCTCGTCACGGCAGGTACGCCGCCTCCGCCGGTGGTAGAGCTCAGCCGCTCGGGGTTCCCGCGCGTGCCCGGAATGGTGCGCGTCGAGCAGGACTTCTTCTTCGCGCCCTTCGTGGCCCAGGGAATGGACCCCTGGGTCTGGGACTTCCTGTCCACGGCCTTTCCGACCGGCCCCGACAGCTTCGACCTTCCCGGGCTCGTGGCTCCCGGGGGCGCGGTGCGCGTCCAGATCGGGCTCCTGGGGGCGACGGACCACCATCACATCGTGGAGGCGCAGATCAACGGCGTCCGCGTGGGGCAGGTGGCGTTCCAGGGCAAGGTCCCCGCGCTCCTCGTGGGGTCCGTGCCGGGATCGGCCTTGCGCGCGGCCGGGAACGAGCTGACGTTCACCTACCAGGCGACGGGGGCGACGGCGGATGCTCCCGGCCTGGCCTTCCTGGACGTCGTCGACCTGGGCGTCGTCCTCGAAGCCCCCACCGGGCCGGCCCCGGTGGACGAGGTGGTGGCCTACGACCCGCGGCTGCCCTCGCTCCGCGGCGCCGACTACCTGATCGTGACCCACGGGGCCTTCCTCGAGCCGGCGGAGCGCATAGCCGAGCTCAAGAGGCGGGAGGGGCTCCACGCGGTGGTGGTGGACGTGGAGCGGGCCTACGACCGGTTCAGCGGGGGAGTGTTCGAAGCCAAGGCCGTGCAGGCCCTGATCCGGGAGGCCTGGCAGCAGAGCCGGGTCAAGTACGTGCTCCTGGTGGGGGGCGACACCTTCGACCCCCGGAACCACCTGGGGGAGGGCCTCGTGTCCTACGTGCCGTCCTTGAACGGCTGGGACGGGGTCTACGGGCGCGTGCCTTCGGAGAACGCCTACGCGGACGTGGACGGGGACGGGAGCCCGGATCTCGCCATCGGTCGGCTGCCCGTGCAGACGGTCGCGGAGGCCGAGGTGATGGTGGACAAGATCGCACGTCAAGGGGATGTGGTGAAGCAGCTGCGCGGGCGTCACCTGATCGCGGTGGAGAAGGCGGGCCCGGGAGACATCTCGTTCCGCGGGGAGGGTGAAGCGGTGGCCGGGCAGCTCCCCGGCCAGGTGACCTGGGCGGACACGGCGAGCGGCCTGGCCGAAGCGCAGGGCGTCCTCCTGGGGAGCCTGGCGGCGGGAGTGCAGACCACGCACTACTTCGGGCACGGGGGCTTTGACCGCTGGTCCAACGGCGGCTTGCTGCGGGTGGGGGATGCCGCCTCCCTCTCCGGTTCGGGCCGGGAGACCGTCCTCTTCACCTGGACGTGCGAGGTCCAGTACTACCAGAACGACGGCGGCCCCACCGTCAACGAGGCGCTCCTCTTCGTCCCCCAGGGAGGCACCCTGGCCAGCGTGGGACCGGTGGGAATCAGCGACCCCCTCCTGCAGCAGCAGCTCTCGCGGCGGCTCTACGCCCACTTCCTGGCTGGGGAGACGCTGGGCAAGGCGATGCAGCGTGCCAAGACGGAGGCCCTGAAGGCGAACCCGGCCATGGCCCCGGTGGTGGAGGGCTTCGGCCTCCTCGGGGATCCCGCGCTGCGCCTGGAGGACGAGCCCTAG
- a CDS encoding nucleotidyltransferase family protein translates to MPKSKRARAQLREWLRAGIPPSFPDAAAAQALAEEARRQGLSGLLHQTARSSSAPWPAAALDILASSHREAFVRGVRQLEMAARVERLLAGHGLRSLPLKGAAVAEWLYESVAERPMADVDLLALDDGPGAQRLLAAEGFKEIGRSDHAVALLDPVWGGVLELHHSLTSCPGLFPFDADGIWSRSRPASGQIARIPATEDVLLHLCLHAAFQHGLVLSLVQWLDFRRLLERAPIDSDRLLELAARSSAGAPVFAALAAAETVLGARVPREVRDKLATFRAIPRGLGQRLRTPLALISPAEPALAPVRWQLLAGRRLELLRLTFRGGVPGSGSLLGSLRRAALLVGRWAVPSLRAWRATP, encoded by the coding sequence ATGCCCAAGTCAAAAAGGGCGCGGGCCCAGCTGCGCGAGTGGTTGCGCGCGGGCATTCCGCCCTCCTTCCCCGATGCGGCAGCCGCCCAAGCCCTCGCCGAGGAGGCCCGACGTCAAGGCCTTTCCGGGCTTCTTCACCAGACGGCCCGATCATCTTCGGCTCCCTGGCCGGCCGCCGCCCTCGACATCCTGGCGAGCTCCCACCGCGAGGCCTTCGTGCGCGGGGTCCGGCAGCTGGAGATGGCGGCGCGCGTGGAGCGCCTCCTGGCCGGCCACGGCCTGCGCTCGCTGCCTCTGAAGGGCGCGGCCGTTGCCGAGTGGCTCTACGAATCCGTGGCCGAACGCCCCATGGCCGACGTGGACCTCTTGGCCCTGGACGACGGGCCGGGTGCCCAGCGCCTGCTCGCGGCTGAGGGGTTCAAAGAGATCGGACGCTCGGATCATGCGGTCGCCCTTCTGGACCCCGTTTGGGGCGGCGTTCTGGAGCTCCACCATTCCCTGACTTCCTGCCCGGGCCTTTTTCCCTTCGATGCCGATGGCATCTGGTCAAGAAGTCGGCCCGCAAGTGGGCAAATCGCCCGGATTCCAGCCACGGAAGATGTCCTCCTACACCTCTGCTTGCACGCCGCGTTCCAACATGGCTTAGTCCTGTCCCTCGTCCAATGGCTGGACTTTCGCCGCCTTCTGGAGCGCGCGCCCATTGATTCGGACCGACTCCTCGAGCTGGCCGCCCGGTCGTCCGCCGGGGCCCCCGTCTTTGCGGCACTGGCCGCGGCCGAGACGGTGCTCGGGGCCAGGGTGCCGCGGGAAGTCCGCGATAAGCTCGCGACCTTCCGGGCGATTCCGAGGGGACTCGGCCAGCGGCTGCGCACGCCGCTCGCCCTCATCTCCCCCGCGGAGCCGGCGCTGGCCCCCGTGCGGTGGCAGCTCCTGGCCGGCCGCCGGCTCGAGCTCCTGCGCCTCACCTTCCGAGGCGGCGTGCCGGGCTCGGGGTCTCTTCTGGGGTCACTCCGGCGCGCCGCTCTCTTGGTTGGACGCTGGGCCGTTCCCAGCCTTCGCGCCTGGCGGGCCACACCCTAG